AAGGTCATGGTCAGTCTGCCACTGGGATTAACCTGTCCGCTGAAGATGTCAGCAACAGAGTTACCACCTTCCTGGCCCGGTTGCCAACTCAGCAAAATAGCATCCGGTTTATCTTTCCAGCTGGCAGTTTCAATCACGCCACCAATGTTCAGGATCACTACTACCTTCTTTCCTTTTGCATGAAAAGCAGCCGTCACATTTTCAATCAGCGCCACTTCATCAGCTGCCAGGTTAAAGTCTTCATTCACTTTCCTGTCACCACCTTCGCCTGAATTACGGCCTATGGTAATAATTGCCAATGCAGCAGATGCCGCCTTTTTATCAACCAGTGCTTTATCCACATTCATCTCCTTCATACGCTCCGGCAATGCAAGTAAACCTTCTTTCGCCCTGCGGAGAGAATCCTGGTAAAGCGCATGCTTCACATACGGTACATACAATTTCTTCAGCTCCTGGTCTACCTTATAACCGGCATTGCTCAAACCATCAATCAGTGATACCGTATAGGCTTCATTCACATCACCACTACCAGTACCACCAGCAATAAAGTTGTAAGAAGTGACCCCAAATGTCGCAATCTCCTTTGTTTGATTGGTATAAGGAAGCAACTGCCCATCATTCTTTAGAAGGACCATACCCTCGGCTGCTGCGCGACGGGTGATGTTCGCATGCCCTTTCAGATCCGGGTGATTGCTGTAAGCATACTTTGCCATCGCAGGAGAACGCAGTACGAAAGTCAGGATCCTTCTCAGGTCGGTATTCACTACTTCTTTCGGCAGACTACCATCTTTCATCCCATCCAGGATCGCTTTCTTCTGTGCAGGCAAACCCGGCATCAGCAAGTCATTGCCGGCACTAAGCTGTTGTACCACATTGCTGGTACCCCCTTGCAGCGCTGCAAAACCAGCATACCCACCAAACCAGTCCGTCATCACCATCCCTTTGAAACCCCATTCATCACGCAGGATGTCAGTGAGCAGATCCTTTCTTGCAGAAGTGTAAGTACCATTGATCAGGTTGTAAGATGACATCACCGTCCAGGGTTGTGATTCTTTTACGGCAATCTCAAAACCTCTCAGGTAAATTTCACGCATCGTTCTCTCATCAATGTGTTCATTGATAGAAAGCCGGTTGGTCTCCTGGTTATTCGCAGCATAGTGTTTAATAGAAGTACCCACACCATTGGATTGCACCCCATTCACAATAGCCACAGCCATCTTTCCCGCAATCAAAGGATCTTCAGAATAATACTCAAAATTACGCCCACACAGGGGGTTACGCATGATGTTCAGCGCAGGCGCCAGCAAAGCGTCCACACCATATTCTTTTACTTCCTGCCCCATCGCCTTGCCCACTTCTTCCAGCAAGGATGTATTCCAGGTAGAAGCCAAAGCAGTGCCTACCGGAAATGCCGTACAATAAAAAGTTCCCTTTGCATCTTTCCTGATAGGCTTAATACGCAAGCCCGCGGGCCCATCTGCTACAATCACTTCAGGAATCCCCAGTCTTGGAATAGCACAGGTACCCCCGGCAGCACCCGGCACCTTTCCTTCAATCGCACCTGCTACAGGCGTAAGCCCATTAAAACCAGGCATCCCTGTACCGATTAATAAACCAGCTTTTTCATCATCCGTCATTTTGCTGATCAGGTCATCAATACGGTCATCCACCGATAAGCGCTCATCTTCATACCTGTCCAGCTTTCCATTGCCATTCAGATCCCTGAAGGTATATCCGTCAATTGTGATGATTGGTGGAATTGGCTTCCAGCTGATAAGGAGGAATGCCACAGCACCAGTCAGTAAGATCCTTTTCATATATTACAGATTTAATTGTTCTCTATAATTTTCACATCCCATGGTGCTAAGACCAGGGAACTTTTTTGAAGCACGGTTTTGCCTGACAATAATTCCTTTCCTGTTTCATAAGGATAGATCAAAGTCTGCGACGTATCTGAATAGTTAAACAAATAGTGGATGGTATGGCCAGCAGTATTGGTTCCTGTTTTCGTGATCAGTGGGAAATGTAACTGATGATCTATGCCCGCCTCTTTTGCACAATTCTCCATGATCTTTTCACACAGTATATTCCCCGGCATAAACCCGATATACGTTGCAGTACCTTTACCATATTGATTACGGGTTACAGCAGCATAGTTTCCCCACTGCGCATGATCATAATACGCAAGCACTTTTGCTGTGGTAGGTGTTAATAATTCCATCCAGTATTTGATCTCGTTATCCTTCGCGCCAAAGGGATCATTCTTTAAACCTACATGCTCCGGCACTACAAACTCATTGTAATAATTGCCTGTCACAGCATTGATCACACCGGGTTGTGGGGTATAACGCACCTGTACATTTTCATTAGAGAAACCGCTTTTGAAGGTGTAAACGATATGCCCGCCGTTCTCCACATACTGATTCAATCGCTGCAACAACGCATCTGACGCTGCATACAAAGCAGGCACCACAATCAGCTTATACTGATCAAAATTGTCAGAAGATGGATCAATAAAATCCACCCCAATATTCATACGATACAAGGCGTCATAAAATGGTCGCATCACATCATTGTATTTCTCAGGTGTTCCCCAGGAATTATAAGCTGTATTGGCCTCATTACTAAAAAATATAGCTGCTTCATTTTTCTTATGCAAATGCAGCAGGTTCGGACTTAACCGTTCAAAATCCGCCCCGATAGTTATCGCCTCATTGTAAGTAGGATTCGGTGCAAAATCATGACTTAACAATCCTTTCCAATACGTTTCCGCACTATTATGAATAGAAGCCCAGTGCCAGTAACTCACCATATCAGCACCACCTGCCAGGTGACTAAATGCCTGTAATCTTAACTGACCAGGATACGGTGTCCAGTTGGCAAAACCCTGCGCCTCTGTTTCCATCACGAGATAATTCTTTCCACCTTTCATAGAACGGGCCAGGTCACCTCCCAATGAAATCTCAGTACCGGTCAGTTGGTGTTGGCTGGGATGATAGATATCCACACCCGCAATATCCAAAGCCCTGGCTGCCGCAAAATGATCTACCTCATCCTGTATGCCATAGGAATATCCTTTCCAGCTAAGATCAAAGTTTTGTGTAATGAACTGCTCCGGACGTTTATATTCTCTCACAATCTTCGCCTGCCATGCCAGGAACTCCGTTACCAATCCCCGCTGAAACTTTGCAAACTCCGCCTTCACACTCGCATTTACCGATCCATTCACAGATGGAAAATCATCCCAGGCACTAACACGGTTACTCCAATAGTTCAATCCAAAAGCATTGTTCACACTATCGAGTGTAACAAACTTCTTTTTCAGATATTCCACGAAAGCCTTTTGCACATTTGGCCCCGCCGTATTATACGCCTTGGTTTCGTTATCCACCTGGTAGCCAATGATGGCAGGATGATCTTTCACATGCTCCAGGATCTTGCGGATAATGCGTTCTGCATAATACCTGTAATGAGGATTCGTAATATCCATATTCTGCCTTGGCCCAAATTGATTTTGCCCCCAGGGAGTAGCGGCCAGTACATCAGGATACTTCTTCGCCAGCCATGCCGGCACAGCATAGGTAGGGGTACCCACTATTACGCTGATCCCTGCCTTGTGCATGGCATCCAGTACCCTGTCAATATGTGTGAAGTTGTACACACTATCCGAAGGCTCTTCAGTAGCCCAGGTCGATTCGGCAATACGCACCACATTGATGTGTGCAGCTTTCATCATAGCAATATCCTTGTCCAGGCGCTCGTAAGGCATATATTCATCATAATACGCTACCCCGAAAAGCAATTTTTGTCCGAAGGACGACAGGGAAATAAGACAACATGCAGTTAACAATAGTTTTTTCATAACATCAGCATTTATAATTGAGTAATGCCTACAGCCGGATAGGGCATATGTAAGCTACCCTCATAAAATAGGGTAGTCAAATGTATATTAAATGTACAATTGACACCATTAAAAATTCCCTGTCTGCGTGAGGAGTAAAAGACACTATTAACACCCGCTTCACACAGAAGCAATAATAAGGCATTTTAGGAGAACTGCAAATACTTCTTAAGACCCGCGCCTGATCTTCGTCAGGATAGCGAACGATTAATACTGATCTTCGTCAGGATCTGCATTGATGGGAAAAAGTAACTTTGCGTGCCCGTCATGCCAACGGGATACACACATATGGACATAGAACTATTATCGCCTGCTGGCTCATTCGAGGCTATGCAGGCTGCTATCAATGCCGGTGCAAACGCCATTTATTTTGGTGTAGAACAACTCAACATGCGCAGCCGCTCCTCCGGCGGGTTTACCATCAGTGATATTGCAGAAGTAAGTGAACGTTGCCATGCAGCAGGGGTAAAATGCTATCTCACGCTGAACACGGTGATGTATGAATATGATATGCAATTACTGCAGGCAGTACTGAAAACAGTGAAAGAGCACAAAGTAGATGCTGTGATTGCGTCTGACTTTGCCGTGATCCAGTCCTGCGCAATGATGGGAATAACATTACACATTTCCACACAGGCCAATGTGAGTAACCTGGAATCAGTGCAGTTCTTTGCCCGTTTTGCAGATACCATTGTACTGGCAAGAGAACTTACCTTAAAGCAAATTGCATTCATCTGCAATGAGATCAAACGTAAGCAGATCAAAGGTCCGAACGGAGAACTGGTGAAGATCGAAATCTTTGTACACGGTGCATTATGCATGGCAGTTTCAGGAAAATGCTACCTGAGTTTACACAGCAAAAACGCATCTGCCAATCGTGGGGCATGCTTACAAAACTGCCGCCGTAAATACAAAGTATCAGATGCAGAAACAGGTGAGTCACTGGAAATAGACAATGAATACATTATGTCACCACAGGACCTCTGTACAATCAATATACTGGACGAAGTGCTGCAGACAGGCGTAACCGTATTGAAGATAGAAGGTCGCAGTAAAGGGGCGGATTATGTACATACCACTACCAGCTGCTATCGCGAAGCCATTACCGCCATTCAGGAAGGTACTTACAATGCTGCCCGTGTAGAAGAATGGATGACACGTTTATCCACAGTGTATAACCGTGGATTCTGGGAAGGCTATTACCTGGGCAGGGAAATGGGGCAATGGACCAGCAAACCGGATTCTATTGCAACTGAGAAAAAGATCTATGCAGGAAAAGGTGTGCGCTTCTATCCAAGAATTAATGTAGGAGAGTTCTTTATAGAAAAAGGCACACTGCAGGAAGGGGATGAATTGTTATTGACAGGGAATGCTTTCGGTATGGAGAAGATCAGTTTTGACCAGGTATTGGTGAATGGAGAGAAAAAAGATAAGGCGGTAAAAGGCGATAGCATTACATTCCCATTCCCACACAAGGTGACCACAACAGATAAATTATATAAATTGGTAAATGCCTAAGATTATACATTATAGAGATAAATGTATTGGTTGCGGTATTTGTTTTGAAATGCAACCGGAGTTGTGGAGAATGAGCCGTAAAGACGGCAAAGCAGTATTGCTGGGTGCGGAGGAGAAAAGAGAAACAGATGTATTGACGGTCAATAAGCTGTTGCTGCAGGAAGCGAAAATAGTAGCAGCTGCTTGCCCGGTGAAAATAATTAAAACAGTAAATTGAAGAGTGTGCATTAGCACGCTCTTCAATTTGCTTTCTATACACATACCGGATCTATTAAAGCAAACAATCCCATCAGCATCTATATTTTATCGTACCAGCACAATTATCCAAAACAACCGCATCCCCAAAATTCAATCATTTACCATTACAGAATACCTAAATTCCGCTATTCCCCGCCTCTCAAATATTCCGTATTTTTAATCATCCAAAAATTGTTGTTATGTCCCAACTCACAGAAACCATATTCCGCATTGACGAAAAACCCGTCACTCTTTTCAGTTCTTTCACATTAACCCAGCACATCTTTTCTCATCATACATTCACACTCGTCTGCCCCTCCGAAGCGATCGATGGCCAGGCAGGTCTTCTCACAAAGTCAAAAGACCTGATCGGCGCCACCTTCGAAGCCCATATATCCGCCATCAGCACTGATGACAGTGAAACCAGTCCGCTCCTGTTTCGCGGTGTAATTACTGATGTTGAAAGCATACGCCTCACCGGCAAAACAGAAGAAGTCATGCTCACAGGCTACAGCCCTACCATCATTCTCGATAGCGGCCCTCATTGCAAAAGCTGGAAAAAGAAAGACCTGAAAGCAATCCTAAACGATGTAATTGCTGCCTTCCCTGCCGATCAGCTTGCACCTGATATCAACCCAGTGTATGCTGATATTCCCGGTTACACCGTGCAGTATAAAGAAAGTGCCTGGGAGTTCCTGCAACGCATGGCGGCCTCTTACGGGGAATGGTTATACTGGAATGGCAGCAACCTTGTAATAGGGCCTCCAAAAGATAAGAACAAGACCTCACTGATCTATGGCAGTAACCTCAGCCAGTTCGCCATCAGCCTCAAAGCCATCAGCTCTCAGCATAAATATGTAACCTGGGATTACCAGAGCAGCCAGGTATACGTCAGCTCACCTGATGGTGTAGAACAAAGAGCCGGACTGAATCAACTGGGGCAAACCGTCTATACTTCTTCCAACAAATTATATAGCACACAACCCAAACAATGGAATTACCGCTTCGCCAATAACAAAAGTCAACAGGATAAACTGGTTACACTAAGAAGTGCACTGGAAGCCAGCAGAATGGTGCAGTTCACCGGCTTCAGCGGCAATCCACAGGTATCCCTTGGCGACACCGTCGATATCAGTGGCAATAACCTGTATGGAGGCGGAGAAACGGAAGGCTATGGCCAATACCGCATTACCAGCATCAATCACCGGGTAAACGGGAAAGGAAATTATGATAACAACTTCACCGCAATTCCCGCGTCCGTAATATTGCCACCAGTCGAAGTACCCGCAGAACCCGTTTGCGAAACCCAGAGCGCCATTGTTACTGACAACCATGACCCACTGGGCCTCGGCCGCATACAAGTCAGGTTTCACTGGATGAAAGAGACTGAAAAAAGCCCCTGGATCAGGGTGACCACCCCACACGCCGGTGGCGGAAAAGGGCAATTCTTCATTCCGGAAACTGGCGAAGAAACTATAATCGGTTTTGAAGGTGACGTGGCTACAAAACCATTTGTAATAGGTGCAGTATACCACAGAAGTGCG
This window of the Chitinophaga sancti genome carries:
- a CDS encoding glycoside hydrolase family 3 N-terminal domain-containing protein: MKRILLTGAVAFLLISWKPIPPIITIDGYTFRDLNGNGKLDRYEDERLSVDDRIDDLISKMTDDEKAGLLIGTGMPGFNGLTPVAGAIEGKVPGAAGGTCAIPRLGIPEVIVADGPAGLRIKPIRKDAKGTFYCTAFPVGTALASTWNTSLLEEVGKAMGQEVKEYGVDALLAPALNIMRNPLCGRNFEYYSEDPLIAGKMAVAIVNGVQSNGVGTSIKHYAANNQETNRLSINEHIDERTMREIYLRGFEIAVKESQPWTVMSSYNLINGTYTSARKDLLTDILRDEWGFKGMVMTDWFGGYAGFAALQGGTSNVVQQLSAGNDLLMPGLPAQKKAILDGMKDGSLPKEVVNTDLRRILTFVLRSPAMAKYAYSNHPDLKGHANITRRAAAEGMVLLKNDGQLLPYTNQTKEIATFGVTSYNFIAGGTGSGDVNEAYTVSLIDGLSNAGYKVDQELKKLYVPYVKHALYQDSLRRAKEGLLALPERMKEMNVDKALVDKKAASAALAIITIGRNSGEGGDRKVNEDFNLAADEVALIENVTAAFHAKGKKVVVILNIGGVIETASWKDKPDAILLSWQPGQEGGNSVADIFSGQVNPSGRLTMTFPVKYEETPSAKNWLGTPADNPTDVTYEEGIYVGYRYFNTKNIPVSYPFGFGGSYTTFAYSDLKVDKDKLTVAVTVKNTGRVAGKEVVQLYLAAPHNTIDKPAAELKAFAKTKVLKPGEREVLTLQLQTRDLASFIEAQQAWVAEPGKYTVKIGSSSLDIHQQADFTLDDALIVEKVHKAFEK
- a CDS encoding beta-galactosidase, whose protein sequence is MKKLLLTACCLISLSSFGQKLLFGVAYYDEYMPYERLDKDIAMMKAAHINVVRIAESTWATEEPSDSVYNFTHIDRVLDAMHKAGISVIVGTPTYAVPAWLAKKYPDVLAATPWGQNQFGPRQNMDITNPHYRYYAERIIRKILEHVKDHPAIIGYQVDNETKAYNTAGPNVQKAFVEYLKKKFVTLDSVNNAFGLNYWSNRVSAWDDFPSVNGSVNASVKAEFAKFQRGLVTEFLAWQAKIVREYKRPEQFITQNFDLSWKGYSYGIQDEVDHFAAARALDIAGVDIYHPSQHQLTGTEISLGGDLARSMKGGKNYLVMETEAQGFANWTPYPGQLRLQAFSHLAGGADMVSYWHWASIHNSAETYWKGLLSHDFAPNPTYNEAITIGADFERLSPNLLHLHKKNEAAIFFSNEANTAYNSWGTPEKYNDVMRPFYDALYRMNIGVDFIDPSSDNFDQYKLIVVPALYAASDALLQRLNQYVENGGHIVYTFKSGFSNENVQVRYTPQPGVINAVTGNYYNEFVVPEHVGLKNDPFGAKDNEIKYWMELLTPTTAKVLAYYDHAQWGNYAAVTRNQYGKGTATYIGFMPGNILCEKIMENCAKEAGIDHQLHFPLITKTGTNTAGHTIHYLFNYSDTSQTLIYPYETGKELLSGKTVLQKSSLVLAPWDVKIIENN
- a CDS encoding peptidase U32 family protein; translated protein: MDIELLSPAGSFEAMQAAINAGANAIYFGVEQLNMRSRSSGGFTISDIAEVSERCHAAGVKCYLTLNTVMYEYDMQLLQAVLKTVKEHKVDAVIASDFAVIQSCAMMGITLHISTQANVSNLESVQFFARFADTIVLARELTLKQIAFICNEIKRKQIKGPNGELVKIEIFVHGALCMAVSGKCYLSLHSKNASANRGACLQNCRRKYKVSDAETGESLEIDNEYIMSPQDLCTINILDEVLQTGVTVLKIEGRSKGADYVHTTTSCYREAITAIQEGTYNAARVEEWMTRLSTVYNRGFWEGYYLGREMGQWTSKPDSIATEKKIYAGKGVRFYPRINVGEFFIEKGTLQEGDELLLTGNAFGMEKISFDQVLVNGEKKDKAVKGDSITFPFPHKVTTTDKLYKLVNA
- a CDS encoding ferredoxin, producing MPKIIHYRDKCIGCGICFEMQPELWRMSRKDGKAVLLGAEEKRETDVLTVNKLLLQEAKIVAAACPVKIIKTVN
- a CDS encoding type VI secretion system Vgr family protein translates to MSQLTETIFRIDEKPVTLFSSFTLTQHIFSHHTFTLVCPSEAIDGQAGLLTKSKDLIGATFEAHISAISTDDSETSPLLFRGVITDVESIRLTGKTEEVMLTGYSPTIILDSGPHCKSWKKKDLKAILNDVIAAFPADQLAPDINPVYADIPGYTVQYKESAWEFLQRMAASYGEWLYWNGSNLVIGPPKDKNKTSLIYGSNLSQFAISLKAISSQHKYVTWDYQSSQVYVSSPDGVEQRAGLNQLGQTVYTSSNKLYSTQPKQWNYRFANNKSQQDKLVTLRSALEASRMVQFTGFSGNPQVSLGDTVDISGNNLYGGGETEGYGQYRITSINHRVNGKGNYDNNFTAIPASVILPPVEVPAEPVCETQSAIVTDNHDPLGLGRIQVRFHWMKETEKSPWIRVTTPHAGGGKGQFFIPETGEETIIGFEGDVATKPFVIGAVYHRSAGNTYSNAGNDIKALQSRSGNKLILNDKEGSVHLADKGGADMKFDGAGNATTNASKNSTLNAGTNNLINAGSTNVINVGATKDAPPTSVISMDADGTIILDGKTKILIQVGENKIEISKEGIFTTASDGKIHTIAKTGDVNIESETGEAKFKGSVKTNLGGGTNTFVIGSDSVEINQA